From a region of the Methanoculleus receptaculi genome:
- a CDS encoding type II toxin-antitoxin system HicA family toxin, which produces MKLPRTTGETVVGALKRAGFEVVGIRGSHHYLYHAQRDVIVTVPVHSKKILAPKTLQAILFQSGITVDEFRALL; this is translated from the coding sequence GGGGAGACGGTGGTCGGTGCTCTCAAGAGAGCCGGTTTTGAGGTGGTTGGCATCCGGGGCAGCCATCACTATCTCTATCATGCGCAACGTGACGTCATCGTCACCGTTCCCGTGCACTCTAAAAAGATCCTTGCGCCAAAGACGCTTCAGGCGATTCTTTTCCAGTCCGGGATCACCGTCGACGAGTTCCGGGCGCTCCTGTAG
- a CDS encoding UDP binding domain-containing protein → MLDVNDSQPLRMVRLLEEKIGDLSGKRVAVLGLAFKDNTDDIRESRAIPVAAYDPLAVPSMRQVFPGIGYAASVADACLVMTEWPEFSALNGEFDLMRSRVVIEGRRILSCDGKEGICW, encoded by the coding sequence GTGCTCGACGTCAACGACAGCCAGCCGCTGCGCATGGTGCGGCTGCTCGAGGAGAAGATCGGCGATCTTTCGGGGAAGCGGGTCGCCGTCCTCGGCCTCGCCTTCAAGGATAACACCGACGACATCCGGGAGTCCCGGGCGATCCCGGTCGCCGCCTACGACCCGCTTGCCGTACCTTCAATGCGACAGGTCTTTCCCGGGATCGGCTACGCCGCCTCGGTCGCCGACGCCTGCCTGGTGATGACGGAGTGGCCGGAGTTCTCCGCCCTCAACGGGGAGTTCGACCTGATGAGGTCCCGGGTCGTCATCGAGGGGCGCCGGATCCTCTCCTGTGACGGCAAAGAGGGGATCTGCTGGTGA
- a CDS encoding DUF4258 domain-containing protein — protein MRGREVIHKGRRDVNRSRTRIVGLVDQDSVIISYHARVRMFGRNISTDDLFLAIRTGEIIESYPDDEPCPSALMLGFIGDHAYHVVLGICDDHLRVITAYMPDDEHWIDARTRREKK, from the coding sequence GTGCGGGGGAGAGAAGTGATTCACAAAGGAAGAAGAGACGTGAATCGCAGCAGAACCAGGATCGTCGGGTTGGTAGATCAAGATTCGGTCATCATCTCCTATCATGCCCGGGTCAGAATGTTTGGGCGTAACATCTCCACCGACGACCTTTTTTTAGCGATCAGGACCGGTGAAATTATCGAATCATATCCTGATGACGAGCCCTGTCCCTCAGCACTCATGCTCGGCTTTATAGGTGACCACGCGTATCATGTAGTACTCGGGATCTGCGATGACCATCTCAGGGTCATCACCGCCTACATGCCGGATGACGAACACTGGATCGATGCGCGAACAAGGAGAGAGAAGAAATGA
- a CDS encoding type II toxin-antitoxin system MqsA family antitoxin, whose amino-acid sequence MIPERCTLCKGTLQEGKTEFMARVGDEIIVIRDVPAYVCDRCGEAYYSAEVSRKIDAVMREFHSGRLCCRPLAAGEVELMG is encoded by the coding sequence ATGATTCCAGAGAGATGTACCCTCTGTAAAGGAACCCTGCAGGAAGGAAAGACCGAGTTCATGGCACGGGTGGGGGATGAGATCATTGTCATCAGGGACGTCCCGGCATACGTCTGCGATCGGTGCGGCGAGGCATACTACAGCGCGGAAGTTTCCCGGAAGATCGATGCCGTGATGAGAGAGTTCCATAGCGGCAGGCTTTGCTGCCGGCCTCTCGCGGCGGGCGAGGTTGAACTCATGGGATGA
- a CDS encoding nucleotidyltransferase domain-containing protein: protein MFGEFEKFVGFRVLAWFLTHPTGEIHINKLAREIGVSPGSVKAYADAFERDGLLTATRLGTARILSLDNDSFAARELKRACMTLLLARAGIEELAPESIAVAVYGSTAAGTFDEQSDIDILVIGDESQVDHNRVAVLEAETDREVQLTVVPYYRWERMKEEGDPFVTSVLQNHILVTGAAL from the coding sequence ATGTTCGGGGAGTTCGAGAAGTTCGTCGGGTTCCGGGTCCTCGCCTGGTTCCTCACCCACCCGACAGGCGAGATCCACATCAATAAACTCGCCCGGGAGATCGGGGTCAGTCCGGGAAGCGTCAAAGCGTATGCCGATGCCTTCGAGCGCGACGGGTTGCTCACCGCCACGCGCCTCGGCACGGCCCGGATCCTCTCCCTCGACAACGACTCCTTTGCCGCCCGGGAGTTGAAGCGGGCCTGCATGACCCTCCTCCTTGCCCGGGCTGGCATCGAGGAGCTCGCGCCCGAAAGCATCGCGGTCGCAGTCTACGGAAGCACCGCGGCGGGAACCTTTGATGAGCAGAGTGACATCGACATCCTGGTCATCGGCGACGAGAGCCAGGTCGATCACAACCGGGTGGCGGTACTGGAGGCGGAGACCGATCGAGAGGTGCAGTTGACGGTCGTCCCCTACTACCGGTGGGAGCGGATGAAAGAGGAGGGCGACCCGTTTGTCACGAGCGTCCTGCAAAACCACATTCTTGTTACAGGGGCTGCGCTATGA
- a CDS encoding CxxC-x17-CxxC domain-containing protein, which translates to MVVHKGGNRNFGGPREMTKAICSDCGKECEVPFKPTEGRPVYCQDCLPKHRKPRF; encoded by the coding sequence GTGGTAGTTCACAAGGGAGGAAACAGGAACTTCGGCGGCCCCCGCGAAATGACTAAGGCCATCTGTTCGGACTGCGGAAAGGAGTGCGAGGTTCCCTTCAAGCCGACCGAAGGCAGACCTGTCTACTGCCAGGACTGCCTCCCGAAACACAGAAAACCCCGGTTCTGA
- a CDS encoding ATP-binding protein: protein MIRLAVVSGKGGTGKTMVAAALADISGVPQVLADCDVDAANLELLFEPRQITTEEFLGLEAARIDPAVCRDCGICADHCRFGAIVRRNDAWEVDPLHCEGCAVCAYVCPTGAARMEPRPTGEIYTSVTDRGSLAHARLFPGSGNSGLLVTEVRKRATSLADGADLLLADGPPGIGCPLIATIGGVDAVLIVTEPGVSALHDLERLVTVCRRFDVRIFAAINRFDLAEDICARIEDYCRREEIVVAGEIPFDPLVIDAVRNGRPVTRGASPAAAAIRALRNTLFAELGLS from the coding sequence GTGATCCGGCTCGCCGTCGTCAGCGGCAAGGGCGGCACCGGAAAGACGATGGTGGCGGCCGCGCTTGCAGATATCAGCGGGGTGCCGCAGGTCCTCGCCGACTGCGACGTCGACGCCGCGAACCTGGAACTCCTCTTCGAACCCCGGCAGATCACGACGGAAGAGTTCCTGGGGCTCGAAGCGGCCCGGATCGACCCGGCCGTCTGCCGCGACTGCGGCATCTGCGCCGACCACTGCCGGTTCGGGGCAATCGTGCGCCGAAACGATGCCTGGGAGGTTGACCCTCTGCACTGCGAGGGCTGCGCTGTCTGCGCCTACGTCTGCCCCACGGGTGCGGCCCGGATGGAGCCCCGCCCCACCGGCGAGATCTACACATCGGTGACAGACCGCGGCAGCCTCGCCCACGCCAGGCTCTTCCCGGGCTCCGGGAACTCGGGGCTGCTCGTCACCGAGGTGAGGAAGCGGGCGACGAGCCTCGCGGACGGCGCCGACCTGCTGCTCGCCGACGGCCCGCCGGGGATAGGCTGCCCGCTGATCGCGACGATCGGCGGCGTGGATGCGGTTCTCATCGTCACGGAGCCGGGTGTCTCGGCGCTCCACGACCTCGAGCGACTGGTGACGGTCTGCCGTCGGTTCGACGTCAGGATATTCGCCGCGATCAACCGGTTCGACCTTGCGGAGGATATATGCGCCAGGATCGAGGACTACTGCAGGAGAGAGGAGATCGTTGTGGCGGGAGAGATACCGTTCGATCCCCTGGTGATCGATGCCGTCCGGAACGGCCGCCCCGTGACCCGGGGCGCCTCCCCGGCAGCGGCCGCCATTCGGGCGCTCCGGAACACCCTTTTTGCCGAACTCGGTCTCTCCTGA
- a CDS encoding ATP-binding protein, with protein sequence MKIAIASGKGGTGKSTVAANLGFTLALSREVALVDCDVEEPNLHLFFPAPATDVPVTTPIPKIDPDRCTLCGECGKFCRFGALSVLKDRVLVFPELCHSCGGCTLVCPQGAIEEIPRTIGRVACSSPIPRLTLVSGVLNEGEVQAPAVIRAAKALSKAHPLTLYDASPGTACPVIETIEGSDACILVTESTPFGLHDLRLAAEVVERIGIGAGVVINRSDGQDKETLDFCRDRGLPVLMTIPFSREIAAVQNRGGLICRDLPGWEERFLALFDGIGGVVA encoded by the coding sequence ATGAAGATCGCGATTGCAAGCGGCAAGGGTGGCACCGGGAAGAGCACCGTGGCGGCAAACCTCGGCTTCACGCTTGCCCTCTCCCGCGAGGTCGCGCTCGTCGACTGCGATGTCGAGGAGCCGAACCTCCACCTCTTCTTCCCGGCGCCGGCGACAGACGTGCCGGTGACGACCCCGATCCCAAAGATCGATCCCGACCGCTGCACCCTCTGCGGTGAGTGCGGGAAGTTCTGCCGGTTCGGGGCGCTCTCCGTCTTAAAAGACCGCGTCCTCGTCTTCCCGGAACTCTGCCACTCCTGCGGGGGCTGCACCCTTGTCTGCCCGCAGGGAGCGATCGAGGAGATCCCGCGCACAATCGGCCGTGTCGCGTGCTCCAGCCCGATCCCCCGCCTCACCCTGGTGAGCGGCGTCTTGAACGAGGGCGAGGTGCAGGCCCCGGCGGTCATCAGGGCGGCAAAGGCGCTCTCAAAGGCGCACCCGCTCACCCTGTATGACGCCTCACCCGGGACGGCCTGCCCTGTGATCGAGACCATTGAGGGGAGCGATGCCTGCATCCTGGTGACGGAATCGACACCGTTTGGACTGCACGACCTCCGCCTCGCGGCCGAGGTGGTGGAGCGGATCGGCATCGGCGCCGGCGTCGTGATCAACCGCAGCGACGGCCAGGACAAGGAGACCCTCGACTTCTGTCGGGACCGCGGCCTCCCCGTCCTCATGACCATCCCGTTCTCCCGCGAGATCGCCGCCGTCCAGAACCGGGGCGGGCTCATATGCCGCGACCTTCCGGGGTGGGAGGAACGGTTCCTGGCACTCTTTGATGGGATCGGGGGGGTGGTCGCGTGA
- a CDS encoding NifB/NifX family molybdenum-iron cluster-binding protein, whose protein sequence is MIVGITARAPSTSAPVEQRFGRAPYFVFVDTETGKAESVENPLVDAAGGVGPRAVQMFSEHGATVVITGQVGGNAARALGMGGIKAYAYRGTGSVADALAEYTAGNLQPIPL, encoded by the coding sequence ATGATAGTTGGCATAACAGCGCGTGCACCAAGCACGTCCGCCCCGGTCGAACAGCGGTTCGGCCGGGCGCCTTACTTCGTCTTCGTCGACACGGAGACGGGAAAGGCCGAATCGGTTGAGAATCCCCTCGTCGACGCTGCCGGCGGGGTCGGCCCCCGGGCCGTCCAGATGTTTTCGGAGCACGGCGCAACGGTGGTCATAACCGGCCAGGTCGGCGGGAACGCCGCCCGGGCGCTTGGAATGGGGGGGATCAAGGCCTACGCCTACCGCGGAACCGGCAGCGTGGCCGATGCACTTGCGGAGTATACCGCCGGAAACCTCCAGCCGATCCCCCTTTGA
- a CDS encoding NifB/NifX family molybdenum-iron cluster-binding protein, whose translation MKRDITRIAIAQDGNSVSEHFGHCQSYAIFDVEDSIIYRRDDLPNPGHEPGRLPVFLAEHGVSLVIAGGMGPRAIEIFSENGIDVLIGIGGNVDYVAQDYIAGRLSPGKSSCHHEDDGHMSKEHQMSV comes from the coding sequence ATGAAAAGAGATATCACGAGGATAGCGATTGCACAGGACGGAAACAGTGTCTCCGAACACTTCGGGCACTGCCAGAGCTACGCAATATTTGACGTCGAGGACTCGATCATATATCGCAGAGACGATCTCCCGAACCCCGGCCACGAACCCGGGCGGCTCCCGGTATTCCTCGCAGAGCACGGCGTCAGCCTGGTCATCGCCGGCGGCATGGGCCCCCGGGCCATCGAGATCTTTTCGGAGAACGGCATCGACGTTCTCATCGGCATCGGCGGAAACGTTGACTACGTCGCACAGGACTACATCGCAGGCCGTCTCTCACCGGGCAAGAGTTCCTGCCACCACGAGGACGACGGCCATATGAGCAAAGAACACCAGATGAGCGTATAA
- a CDS encoding DUF134 domain-containing protein codes for MVTTPAGAKALSARKTDFYSRIGSMNEREPGGGCGRRRQRGRPRAPRRIRNQGAFRCFGPLCGSGSEFVVILPEEVEALRLVDLQGLEQEEAAAVLGVSRKTLWRDLHQAREKVADALVHGKTIRIAGCNRPREGGCPEDGDFSDQPPR; via the coding sequence GTGGTAACGACCCCTGCCGGAGCGAAGGCACTATCTGCACGAAAGACCGACTTCTATTCCAGGATCGGCAGCATGAACGAGAGAGAACCCGGTGGGGGTTGCGGCCGGCGCCGCCAGCGCGGCCGGCCCCGTGCCCCCCGGAGGATCAGAAACCAGGGGGCGTTCCGGTGTTTCGGCCCTCTCTGCGGCAGCGGCAGCGAGTTTGTCGTCATCCTCCCCGAAGAGGTAGAGGCGCTGCGTCTCGTCGACCTCCAGGGGCTTGAGCAGGAGGAGGCCGCCGCTGTCCTCGGCGTCTCCCGAAAGACCCTCTGGCGCGACCTCCATCAGGCGCGGGAAAAGGTCGCCGACGCCCTTGTGCACGGCAAGACAATCCGGATCGCCGGGTGCAACCGTCCGCGGGAGGGAGGATGCCCGGAGGACGGGGACTTCTCCGATCAGCCGCCGCGGTGA
- a CDS encoding DUF5320 domain-containing protein, which produces MPGLDRTGPLGRGPMTGGRRGRCVLPLEPEEKEGSAPVLRGVGRGGIPWGCGRGFRRGGRRW; this is translated from the coding sequence ATGCCAGGATTGGATCGAACAGGCCCTCTCGGCCGCGGCCCTATGACCGGCGGCCGCCGGGGGCGGTGTGTTCTGCCGCTTGAACCGGAGGAGAAAGAAGGTTCCGCGCCGGTGCTTCGCGGCGTCGGCCGGGGCGGCATCCCGTGGGGCTGCGGCCGCGGTTTCCGCCGCGGCGGCCGCCGGTGGTAA
- a CDS encoding bifunctional RecB family nuclease/DEAD/DEAH box helicase — protein sequence MPHYNLSPSLIGRFFYHDCERYLRYHATPEQERDAAGIPPAAVETGPVTRALLEAGIRWEEEVVRQRLAGRVLVPDGAGRITDRSFSIEETFNLLPRLNPGEAIYQTTIPVSVHFLRGYGLDPRVHRFAPCRPDLILMDDRGRLQVIDIKASEELSISHRIQATLYALILDHALDLLDLDLLVDRDHAAIWLHGQTAPEPFDLHLNIRVAEEFLRHRLPEILSGPASDLAWHITPRCESCGFYPHCRAEAGRTASVSLIPGLSTAARRYLREAAPPIETLPDLAEFLNNPKAEPYLDGCGSLAGEREHLQAVVRALLSGEVVPLPARSHALPVHEDIAIILTLQSDPVSGLIYALGFRRVGGREVYGTPASEEIHIAAEPADTTRVRREFVRGLLRDLEAVETYNRGQDWKAQRSLQTYVYDTYEEALFTRLLDDAMDDPGISEEALRLRFYYQDAGIAAASSHPQTPVSYPLVVLTREIRRLLALPVAFLLRLPEVLDAIPSSRFPYRLSPSPLFWSEQKNAMKADAILLAWHGSRPEALDWIRHEVSRRLLAAGSVLEGLRERVSGRLQRWPERFRFPRPFEAATPEISRLLFITEYESFMGARYVQDLRSRPREVRIREGISIPVERAEGNFWRLIHPLDLAVFERSRSFSYILAPEGEEPEFDDLRYRSSASPAAAGVAFARVHDTIVDRDAGLVKGVVLEVRYPPNQPPIERGVLHPRFTDFNAPRMIGRLLSLDADPENGFIRLLRDPRGFAAPLPALPAAGGTGFTSSQERAFEQMTENRLTLVWGPPGTGKTHFLAAAILSLMRARPLRVGVAGFTHAAVENLLMKVQGMAAAFPVYKLRDVRTPGAERSLAVLGADRAGDLAGCPGFLIGGTVHAFERLERFLPRLDLLVVDEASQMRPADLAMPLPMLSPEGRLVLAGDDLQLPPVIQGRYGAAEDGLPGLEDSIFAYLRHRDDPDDPVYTCQLLENWRMNRTLSLFPAETLYGRGYAPATEEVARRRIDLVPGEGEEPWLDRIIDPDHPLVLCVLEGVRTTIENRVEADLVARVAARLRERLIDPGTGRPYVAPEFWRRGLFIVSPHHAQIGAIKERLAALIPADRSVFVDTVDRMQGQEADAVIVSYGVSDVETALAEAEFIYSRNRLNVSLTRGRAKCVVFLPRPLLEPPLDVVSIDRAAEGLAHMLDLQEFCRGDVERFGLGEGVTLTVMRAESPRSPSGSGRAM from the coding sequence ATGCCGCACTACAACCTCAGCCCCTCGCTCATCGGCCGGTTCTTCTACCACGACTGCGAACGATACCTCCGATACCACGCAACCCCTGAACAGGAACGGGATGCCGCAGGTATCCCCCCGGCCGCGGTCGAGACCGGCCCCGTGACCCGGGCGCTCCTCGAGGCCGGGATCCGCTGGGAGGAGGAGGTCGTCCGCCAGAGGCTTGCGGGGCGGGTGCTCGTCCCCGACGGCGCCGGCCGCATCACCGACCGCTCCTTCTCCATCGAGGAGACCTTCAACCTCCTCCCCCGCCTCAACCCCGGGGAGGCGATATACCAGACGACCATCCCGGTCTCCGTCCACTTCCTGCGCGGCTACGGGCTTGACCCCCGGGTGCACCGGTTCGCCCCCTGCCGTCCCGACCTGATCCTCATGGACGACCGTGGCCGGCTGCAGGTCATCGATATCAAGGCAAGCGAGGAACTCAGCATCAGCCACCGGATCCAGGCGACGCTTTACGCCCTGATCCTGGATCACGCCCTCGACCTCCTCGACCTCGATCTTTTGGTCGACCGCGATCACGCGGCCATCTGGCTCCACGGCCAGACCGCCCCCGAACCCTTCGACCTCCACCTCAACATCCGGGTTGCCGAGGAGTTCCTCCGCCACCGTCTCCCGGAGATCCTCAGCGGCCCGGCATCCGACCTCGCCTGGCACATCACCCCCCGCTGCGAGTCCTGCGGGTTCTACCCCCACTGCCGTGCCGAGGCCGGGAGAACCGCCTCCGTCTCGCTGATCCCCGGTCTATCCACCGCCGCACGCCGCTACCTCCGGGAGGCGGCGCCGCCCATCGAGACGCTGCCCGACCTTGCGGAGTTCCTCAACAACCCGAAAGCCGAACCTTACCTGGATGGCTGCGGCTCGCTTGCCGGAGAGCGCGAACACCTCCAGGCGGTCGTCCGGGCGCTCCTTTCGGGCGAGGTCGTCCCCCTCCCCGCGAGATCGCACGCCCTCCCCGTCCACGAGGATATCGCCATCATCCTGACGCTCCAGAGCGACCCGGTCTCCGGGCTGATATACGCCCTCGGGTTCCGGCGGGTAGGGGGAAGAGAGGTCTACGGCACCCCGGCCAGCGAGGAGATCCATATCGCGGCCGAGCCCGCCGATACCACCCGCGTCCGCCGGGAGTTCGTCCGCGGACTTCTTCGTGACCTTGAGGCCGTCGAGACCTACAACCGCGGCCAGGACTGGAAGGCTCAGAGATCCCTCCAGACATACGTCTACGACACCTACGAAGAGGCTCTCTTCACCCGGCTCCTCGACGACGCCATGGATGACCCCGGCATATCAGAAGAGGCGCTCAGGCTCCGGTTCTACTACCAGGACGCCGGGATCGCGGCCGCCTCCAGTCACCCGCAGACCCCTGTCTCCTATCCTCTCGTCGTCCTCACCCGCGAGATCCGGCGGCTGCTCGCGCTCCCAGTCGCCTTCTTGCTCCGTCTCCCCGAGGTGCTTGATGCGATCCCCTCGTCCCGGTTTCCCTACCGCCTCTCGCCCAGCCCCCTCTTCTGGAGCGAGCAGAAGAACGCCATGAAGGCCGACGCCATCCTGCTTGCCTGGCACGGCAGCCGGCCGGAGGCGCTCGACTGGATCCGCCATGAAGTATCGCGCCGGCTGCTCGCCGCCGGCAGCGTGCTTGAAGGGCTGCGCGAACGTGTGAGCGGCCGGCTGCAACGCTGGCCGGAGAGGTTCCGGTTCCCCCGCCCCTTCGAGGCCGCGACCCCGGAGATATCCCGGCTTCTCTTCATAACGGAGTACGAGTCGTTCATGGGCGCACGATACGTCCAGGACCTCCGGAGCAGGCCGCGGGAGGTGCGTATCCGCGAGGGGATCAGCATACCGGTCGAGAGGGCGGAGGGGAACTTCTGGCGGCTCATCCACCCCCTCGACCTCGCGGTCTTTGAACGCTCGCGCTCGTTCAGCTACATCCTGGCTCCGGAGGGCGAGGAGCCGGAGTTCGACGACCTGCGCTACCGGAGCAGCGCCAGCCCCGCGGCGGCCGGGGTCGCGTTTGCCCGCGTCCACGACACCATCGTCGACCGCGACGCCGGGCTGGTTAAGGGGGTTGTGCTGGAGGTCCGGTATCCCCCAAACCAGCCGCCGATCGAGCGCGGGGTTCTCCACCCCCGGTTCACCGACTTCAACGCCCCCAGGATGATCGGGAGGCTGCTCTCCCTGGACGCCGACCCGGAGAACGGGTTCATCCGGCTCCTCCGCGACCCCCGCGGGTTTGCTGCGCCCCTCCCGGCGCTCCCGGCGGCCGGCGGAACCGGGTTTACGAGCAGCCAGGAGAGGGCTTTTGAGCAGATGACGGAGAACCGGCTGACTCTGGTCTGGGGGCCGCCCGGGACGGGGAAGACCCATTTCCTTGCGGCGGCCATACTCTCGCTCATGCGGGCGCGGCCGCTCCGGGTCGGGGTGGCGGGGTTCACCCACGCCGCCGTCGAGAACCTGCTCATGAAGGTCCAGGGGATGGCCGCCGCCTTCCCGGTCTACAAACTCCGGGACGTCCGGACACCCGGGGCGGAACGGAGCCTCGCGGTTCTCGGGGCTGACCGCGCCGGCGACCTTGCCGGCTGCCCCGGGTTCCTGATCGGCGGAACGGTGCACGCGTTTGAGAGGCTCGAGAGGTTCCTTCCCAGACTCGACCTCCTCGTCGTCGACGAGGCCTCGCAGATGCGGCCGGCAGACCTTGCGATGCCGCTCCCGATGCTCTCGCCGGAGGGGCGGCTCGTGCTCGCCGGCGACGACCTCCAGCTCCCGCCGGTGATCCAGGGGCGTTACGGAGCCGCGGAGGACGGGCTGCCGGGGCTTGAGGACTCGATCTTTGCCTACCTCCGGCACCGCGACGACCCCGATGACCCTGTCTACACCTGCCAGCTCCTGGAGAACTGGCGGATGAACCGGACTCTATCCCTCTTCCCGGCGGAGACGCTCTACGGCAGGGGTTATGCCCCGGCAACGGAGGAGGTTGCCCGGCGCCGGATCGACCTCGTCCCGGGGGAGGGGGAGGAACCCTGGCTCGATCGTATCATCGACCCTGACCACCCGCTCGTCCTCTGCGTTCTCGAGGGTGTCAGGACGACGATCGAGAACCGGGTCGAGGCCGACCTGGTCGCGAGGGTTGCGGCGAGGCTTCGCGAACGCCTGATCGACCCCGGCACCGGGAGACCATACGTGGCGCCGGAGTTCTGGCGCCGGGGGCTCTTCATCGTCAGCCCTCACCACGCCCAGATAGGGGCGATCAAAGAGAGGCTTGCCGCACTCATCCCCGCCGACCGGTCGGTCTTTGTGGATACCGTCGATAGGATGCAGGGCCAGGAGGCGGACGCCGTGATCGTCAGTTACGGCGTGAGTGACGTCGAGACGGCTCTTGCCGAGGCGGAGTTCATATACAGCAGGAACCGATTGAACGTCTCGCTCACGCGGGGCCGGGCAAAGTGCGTCGTCTTCCTGCCGCGGCCGCTGCTGGAGCCGCCGCTCGACGTCGTCTCAATCGACCGTGCGGCGGAGGGGCTCGCGCATATGCTCGACCTCCAGGAGTTCTGCCGGGGAGACGTTGAGCGGTTCGGCCTGGGGGAGGGTGTCACGCTCACGGTGATGCGGGCGGAGAGCCCGCGATCTCCGAGCGGTAGCGGACGAGCGATGTGA
- a CDS encoding MFS transporter: MERKWLVLAAVMLGSVMGPIDASVVNVVLPTIAEVFGTGISTAQWVPMVYLLMISSLLLTYGRLGDMHGYRAVYLSGLAGFTASSAVCGLSGSIGMLIAARAVQGVTAGMMMAVGSAIIVDAFPASERGRALGINATSIAIGLAVGPTLGGFIAAYLGWRFIFFINIPIGVAALLIASRILPEGETRPGQSLDIVGAGSAFVGLFSFLLLVNRWQAMGQPQRLGLVAVMAAAVLVFIRTELTIPQPMLDLRIFSIRTFTFANLSAMLNFMSQYVLVFLTPFYLQQVMGFTPDRIGMVMVAFPLAVLFVAPVSGALSDRIGTRAPAALGAGLCALALLLMARGEGLLGCLALFGVGTGLFQSPNNSAVMGSTPKKYLGIGSAVLATVRNVGMVLGIAVGGAVLAWRMPVYGGLTEAAFHDAYIVGAVLTGIAAVTSLVRYRSEIAGSPPASP, encoded by the coding sequence ATGGAGAGGAAGTGGCTCGTCCTTGCCGCGGTGATGCTCGGGAGCGTCATGGGCCCCATCGATGCAAGCGTCGTGAACGTCGTGCTCCCTACGATCGCCGAGGTCTTTGGGACGGGGATCTCCACGGCGCAGTGGGTCCCGATGGTCTATCTCCTGATGATCAGCAGCCTGCTGCTCACATACGGCCGCCTCGGGGACATGCACGGCTACCGCGCCGTCTACCTCTCCGGCCTGGCCGGGTTTACCGCGTCATCCGCGGTCTGCGGGCTCTCAGGCAGCATCGGGATGCTGATCGCCGCCCGCGCCGTCCAGGGTGTCACCGCCGGGATGATGATGGCCGTCGGCTCGGCGATCATCGTCGACGCATTCCCGGCCTCCGAACGCGGCAGGGCGCTCGGGATCAACGCAACCAGCATAGCGATCGGGCTTGCGGTCGGCCCCACTCTGGGCGGGTTCATCGCGGCATACCTGGGCTGGCGGTTCATATTCTTCATCAACATCCCCATAGGGGTTGCAGCGCTCCTCATCGCCTCCAGGATCCTGCCGGAGGGTGAGACCCGGCCGGGCCAGAGCCTCGACATAGTCGGCGCGGGAAGCGCGTTCGTCGGCCTCTTCTCGTTCCTCCTCCTCGTCAACCGCTGGCAGGCGATGGGCCAGCCCCAGAGGCTCGGGCTCGTGGCCGTCATGGCTGCGGCCGTTCTGGTCTTTATCCGGACAGAACTGACCATCCCGCAGCCGATGCTCGACCTCAGGATCTTCTCCATCCGGACGTTCACGTTTGCAAACCTGAGCGCCATGCTCAACTTCATGTCCCAGTACGTACTCGTCTTTCTCACCCCGTTCTACCTCCAGCAGGTCATGGGCTTCACCCCGGACAGGATCGGTATGGTTATGGTCGCCTTCCCGCTGGCCGTCCTCTTTGTCGCGCCGGTGAGCGGCGCCCTCTCGGACAGGATCGGGACGCGGGCGCCAGCCGCCCTGGGCGCCGGGCTCTGCGCTCTCGCTCTCCTTCTCATGGCGCGGGGTGAGGGGCTGCTCGGCTGCCTGGCGCTCTTTGGGGTTGGCACCGGGCTATTCCAGTCGCCAAACAACAGCGCGGTCATGGGGAGCACCCCCAAAAAGTATCTTGGCATCGGCTCGGCCGTGCTCGCAACCGTCCGAAACGTCGGCATGGTGCTCGGGATCGCCGTCGGCGGCGCCGTGTTGGCCTGGAGGATGCCGGTCTACGGCGGTCTTACGGAGGCGGCGTTCCACGACGCCTACATAGTCGGCGCCGTCCTGACCGGGATCGCGGCCGTCACATCGCTCGTCCGCTACCGCTCGGAGATCGCGGGCTCTCCGCCCGCATCACCGTGA